The Marivirga tractuosa DSM 4126 genome contains the following window.
AATCCAAAAGCCATAGGACTCAAAAATATTGAAAGTCAATTGTCCTATATTTACAATGAAGATTACGAATTGAAAAAGGATGTGGAAAATGGCATCTTTAAAATGGAAATTACAATTCCTGCAAGATGAAAAAGTGGAAATGTATCATAGCAGATGATGAGCCTCTAGCAAGAGAATTGATAAGCGATTACGTGGCTCAAGTTCCCTTTCTGGAAGCAAAAGGAGTTTTCAGCAATGCTTGGGAAGTACGAGATTTCCTGCAGAAAAATTCGGTTGATTTATTATTTATCGATATTGAAATGCCTGGTCTGGATGGACTGACATTTATCAAAAGTTATAATGTGCAGCCAAAAGTAATTTTCATAACAGCGCATAGAAAATATGCTGTGGAGGCGTTTGAAGTAAAAGCTCTGGATTATCTGCTTAAGCCGATTTCTTTTGAACGCTTTCTGAAATCTGTGAATGAGTTGGACACAAAAGCAACTAAAACTGCTCAAAAAATAAATCATATATTTATTTCAATAGATCGTCAACAGGAAAAAGTCCTATTAGATGAAATTTTGTATGTAGAAGCTAAAGGAGATTATTTGAGGTTTGTGCTTCAAAATGGTAAGCCCCTACTCAGCAAAATGACGTTGAAATCTGTTATAGATCAATTGCCAGATAATTTCACCCAAATCCACCGCTCTTTTATAGTCAATCAAGATAAAATTAGTGCCTTCCAGAAAGACAAAGTAAAAATTGGCGAAGAATGGTTGACTATTTCTAGATCATTTCAAAAGGAGGTTGATTTTA
Protein-coding sequences here:
- a CDS encoding LytR/AlgR family response regulator transcription factor: MKKWKCIIADDEPLARELISDYVAQVPFLEAKGVFSNAWEVRDFLQKNSVDLLFIDIEMPGLDGLTFIKSYNVQPKVIFITAHRKYAVEAFEVKALDYLLKPISFERFLKSVNELDTKATKTAQKINHIFISIDRQQEKVLLDEILYVEAKGDYLRFVLQNGKPLLSKMTLKSVIDQLPDNFTQIHRSFIVNQDKISAFQKDKVKIGEEWLTISRSFQKEVDFKQ